A region of Vitis riparia cultivar Riparia Gloire de Montpellier isolate 1030 chromosome 12, EGFV_Vit.rip_1.0, whole genome shotgun sequence DNA encodes the following proteins:
- the LOC117925950 gene encoding protein PELPK2-like has product MAHHHEPSILLPLLLITLSLMSGKEVLASRHLLETALPTVPELHKVELPPLPTLPTLPKFELPPLPHVPTLQEPQLPTLPKPELPTVPHVPALEKPELPELPSLPHLPDLPKPTLPTIPTLPKDIPFPSLSPPHSTTSP; this is encoded by the coding sequence ATGGCTCATCACCATGAACCATCCATTCTGTTGCCTCTGCTGCTCATCACTCTGTCCCTAATGAGTGGCAAAGAAGTTCTTGCATCTCGTCACCTTCTCGAAACCGCATTGCCTACGGTTCCTGAGCTTCATAAGGTGGAATTGCCACCTCTTCCTACACTCCCTACTTTGCCTAAATTTGAACTGCCACCTCTGCCTCATGTCCCAACTCTACAAGAACCCCAGCTGCCGACTTTGCCCAAGCCTGAATTGCCAACCGTTCCACATGTCCCAGCTTTGGAGAAGCCTGAACTGCCAGAATTGCCTAGTCTGCCCCATCTACCTGACCTGCCTAAGCCCACACTACCTACCATCCCAACCCTTCCAAAGGACATACCCTTCCCTTCTCTTTCCCCACCCCACTCAACCACTAGCCCTTGA